The following are encoded in a window of Citrobacter freundii genomic DNA:
- a CDS encoding small-conductance mechanosensitive channel MscS, with translation MEDLNVVDSINGAGTWLVRNQELLLSYAVNIVAAIAIVIIGMIVARVVSNTINRVMVARQIDATVADFLSALVRYGIIAFTLIAALGRVGVQTASVIAVLGAAGLAVGLALQGSLSNLAAGVLLVMFRPFRAGEYVDLGGVAGTVLNVQIFSTTMRTVDGKIVVIPNGKIIAGNIINFSREPVRRNEFIIGVAYDSDIDQVKQILTDIIQSDERILKDREMTVRLNELGASSINFVVRVWSNSSDLQSVYWDVLERIKREFDAHGISFPYPQMDVNFKRVKANAAE, from the coding sequence ATGGAAGATTTGAATGTTGTCGACAGCATAAACGGTGCGGGTACCTGGCTGGTGCGTAACCAGGAGCTGCTGTTGAGCTATGCCGTCAACATCGTTGCGGCTATCGCTATTGTCATCATCGGGATGATTGTGGCTCGGGTTGTGTCCAACACCATTAACCGTGTGATGGTGGCGCGTCAAATTGATGCGACCGTGGCTGATTTTCTCTCTGCGCTGGTGCGTTACGGTATTATTGCCTTTACGTTGATTGCTGCGCTGGGCCGCGTGGGCGTGCAGACAGCCTCTGTTATCGCCGTGCTCGGTGCCGCCGGTTTAGCCGTCGGTCTGGCGTTGCAAGGCTCGCTGTCTAACCTCGCCGCAGGCGTTCTGCTGGTGATGTTCCGTCCGTTCCGCGCAGGCGAATATGTCGATCTTGGCGGCGTAGCGGGTACCGTGCTCAATGTGCAGATTTTCTCTACCACCATGCGTACCGTAGACGGCAAAATTGTGGTGATCCCCAACGGGAAAATTATTGCCGGTAATATCATTAACTTCTCTCGCGAACCGGTTCGTCGCAACGAATTTATTATCGGGGTGGCGTATGACTCTGATATCGACCAGGTTAAACAAATCCTCACCGATATCATTCAGTCTGACGAGCGTATCCTGAAAGACCGTGAAATGACGGTGCGCCTGAATGAGCTCGGGGCGTCCTCGATTAATTTCGTGGTTCGCGTCTGGAGCAACAGCAGCGATCTGCAAAGCGTCTACTGGGACGTACTGGAACGCATTAAGCGTGAGTTTGATGCTCACGGCATCAGCTTCCCGTATCCGCAAATGGATGTGAATTTCAAGCGCGTGAAAGCAAACGCGGCAGAATAA
- the argO gene encoding arginine exporter ArgO: MLSYYFQGLALGAAMILPLGPQNAFVMNQGIRRQYHIMIALLCAISDLLLICAGIFGGSALLMQSPWLMALVTWGGVAFLLWYGFGALKTAMSSNLELASAEVMKQGRWKIIATMLAVTWLNPHVYLDTFVVLGSLGGQLDVEPKRWFALGTVSASFLWFFGLALLAAWLAPRLRTAKAQRIINTLVGLVMWFIAFQLAKEGVAHVDALFN, translated from the coding sequence GTGTTATCATATTATTTTCAAGGGCTTGCGCTTGGCGCAGCGATGATACTTCCGCTCGGTCCGCAAAATGCTTTCGTGATGAATCAGGGTATTCGTCGCCAGTATCACATTATGATCGCCTTACTTTGTGCCATCAGCGATTTACTGCTGATCTGCGCGGGGATCTTTGGCGGCAGCGCCTTGCTGATGCAATCGCCATGGCTGATGGCGCTGGTAACCTGGGGCGGCGTGGCGTTCTTACTCTGGTACGGTTTCGGCGCGTTAAAAACGGCGATGAGCAGTAATCTGGAGCTGGCCAGTGCCGAGGTGATGAAGCAGGGGCGCTGGAAAATTATCGCTACGATGCTGGCGGTGACGTGGCTTAACCCGCATGTCTATCTCGATACCTTCGTGGTGCTGGGCAGTCTTGGCGGTCAACTGGACGTCGAGCCGAAGCGCTGGTTTGCTCTGGGTACTGTTAGCGCATCGTTCCTGTGGTTCTTTGGCCTGGCGCTGCTGGCGGCCTGGCTGGCGCCTCGTCTACGCACCGCCAAAGCACAACGAATCATCAATACGCTGGTGGGACTCGTGATGTGGTTTATTGCTTTTCAACTGGCAAAAGAAGGCGTTGCGCACGTAGATGCGCTGTTCAACTAA
- a CDS encoding oxidative stress defense protein — MKFKIMALAALVGFSALSVQANELPNGPHIVTSGTASVDATPDIATLAIEVNVAAKDAASAKKQADERVAQYLSFLEQNQIAKKDISSASLRTQPDYDYQNGKSVLKGYRAVRTVEVTLRQLDKLNALLDGALKAGLNEIRSVSLGVAQPDAYKDKARKAAIDDAIHQAEQLAAGFNSKLGPVYSVRYHVSNYQPSPMVRMMKADAAPAASAQETYEQPVIQFDDQVDVVFQIEPAASQPATTPAKTQ, encoded by the coding sequence GTGAAGTTCAAAATAATGGCCCTGGCGGCATTAGTCGGATTCAGTGCACTCTCAGTACAGGCAAATGAATTGCCGAATGGACCGCACATCGTGACTTCCGGAACGGCAAGCGTGGACGCGACACCTGATATTGCGACGCTGGCAATTGAAGTCAACGTGGCGGCAAAGGATGCGGCCTCAGCAAAGAAACAGGCTGACGAACGCGTCGCGCAATACCTTTCCTTCCTGGAACAAAACCAGATAGCGAAAAAAGACATCAGCTCTGCAAGCCTGCGTACCCAGCCGGATTACGATTACCAGAATGGTAAAAGCGTACTCAAAGGCTATCGTGCGGTGCGCACCGTTGAGGTGACTCTGCGTCAACTGGACAAACTCAACGCGCTGCTGGATGGCGCGCTGAAAGCGGGTCTGAACGAGATTCGTTCAGTGTCGCTGGGTGTTGCCCAGCCGGATGCCTACAAAGATAAAGCGCGTAAAGCGGCCATTGATGATGCGATTCATCAGGCTGAACAACTGGCGGCGGGCTTTAACAGCAAACTCGGCCCGGTTTACAGCGTGCGCTACCACGTGTCGAATTATCAGCCAAGCCCAATGGTACGGATGATGAAAGCCGACGCAGCGCCTGCAGCATCGGCGCAGGAAACCTACGAGCAGCCGGTCATTCAGTTTGACGATCAGGTCGATGTGGTCTTCCAGATAGAGCCTGCGGCAAGTCAGCCAGCGACAACACCTGCCAAAACGCAGTAA
- the srsR gene encoding LysR family transcriptional regulator SrsR: MDIFISKKMRNFILLAQTNNIARAAEKIHMTASPFGKSIAALEDQIGYTLFTRKDNNISLNKAGQELYQKLFPVYQRLSAIDNEIHTSSRRSREIVIGIDNTYPTIIFDQLISLGDKYEGVTAQAVEFSENGVIDNLFDRQLDFIISPQHVSSRVQELENLAVSELPPLRLGFLVSRRYEEKQPQDLLRELPWLQMRFQNRANFEAMLDAYMRPSGINPTIIYRPYSFMAKVSAVERGHFLTVIPHFAWRLVNPATLKYFDAPGSPMFMQEFLYSLKNHRYTATMLQHIAEDRDGTAD, translated from the coding sequence ATGGATATTTTTATCTCGAAAAAGATGCGTAATTTTATTCTGCTGGCGCAAACCAATAATATCGCCAGAGCAGCAGAAAAAATCCACATGACCGCATCGCCCTTTGGCAAAAGCATTGCTGCACTGGAAGATCAAATCGGCTATACGCTGTTTACCCGTAAAGACAACAACATCAGTCTCAACAAAGCCGGGCAGGAGCTGTATCAAAAACTGTTTCCCGTCTATCAGCGTTTGTCCGCCATTGATAACGAAATCCATACTTCCTCGCGTCGTTCGCGTGAAATCGTTATCGGCATCGACAATACCTATCCGACCATCATTTTCGACCAGTTGATTAGCCTTGGTGATAAATATGAAGGCGTGACGGCTCAGGCCGTTGAATTCAGTGAGAATGGGGTGATTGATAATCTGTTCGACCGACAGCTGGATTTTATTATTTCGCCGCAGCATGTTTCTTCGCGCGTTCAGGAGCTGGAAAATCTGGCGGTGAGCGAACTGCCTCCCCTGCGCTTGGGGTTTCTGGTGTCCCGCCGTTACGAAGAAAAGCAGCCTCAGGATCTGCTGCGGGAATTACCCTGGCTGCAAATGCGCTTCCAGAACCGCGCCAATTTTGAAGCCATGCTGGATGCCTACATGCGGCCCAGTGGGATCAATCCAACCATTATCTATCGTCCATATAGCTTTATGGCTAAAGTGAGTGCGGTGGAGCGCGGACATTTTCTGACGGTGATCCCCCATTTTGCCTGGCGGCTGGTGAATCCGGCAACGCTGAAATATTTTGATGCGCCCGGCAGCCCGATGTTCATGCAGGAATTTCTCTATTCGCTGAAAAATCATCGTTATACCGCCACGATGCTCCAGCATATTGCTGAAGATCGTGACGGTACGGCAGATTAA
- a CDS encoding acetyl-CoA hydrolase/transferase family protein gives MKRMSAEQAAEIIQHDDMVAFSGFTPAGSPKALPAAIARQASELHQVGQPFQIRLLTGASISAAADDALSEADAVSWRAPYQTSSGLRQKINQGQVRFVDLHLSEVAQMVNYGFFGEIDVAVIEASAIAPDGRIWLTSGIGNAPTWLLRAKKVIIELNHYHNPRVAELADIVIPGAPPRRNSVPIFHTMDRIGSQCVQIDPKKIVALVETNLPDAGSASDKTNPLCQKIADNVVSFLLAEMAHKRIPPEFLPLQSGVGNINNAVMARLGENPEIPPFMMYSEVLQESVVNLLETGKITGASASSLTISAASLQKIYANMDFFASRIVLRPQEISNNPEIIRRLGVIALNVGLEFDIYGHANSTHVAGVNLMNGIGGSGDFERNAYLSIFMAPSIAKDGKISTIVPMCSHVDHSEHSVKVIVTEQGIADLRGLSPLQRAHTIIDNCAHPLYRDYLHRYLEQAPGGHIHHDLSHAFDLHRNLLETGSMLG, from the coding sequence ATGAAACGGATGAGCGCCGAACAGGCGGCAGAAATTATTCAGCATGATGATATGGTGGCGTTCAGCGGCTTTACACCTGCGGGTTCACCAAAGGCGTTACCCGCAGCGATTGCCCGGCAAGCCAGCGAACTGCATCAGGTCGGGCAGCCTTTTCAGATCCGCCTGCTGACCGGCGCGTCAATTAGCGCTGCCGCAGATGACGCGCTCTCTGAGGCGGATGCCGTTTCCTGGCGCGCGCCTTATCAAACCTCATCAGGCCTGCGTCAGAAAATTAATCAAGGCCAGGTGCGGTTTGTCGATCTCCATCTCAGTGAAGTCGCACAGATGGTTAATTACGGCTTCTTTGGCGAGATTGATGTTGCTGTTATAGAGGCCTCAGCCATTGCGCCGGACGGCAGGATCTGGCTGACCAGCGGGATCGGCAATGCGCCAACCTGGCTGCTACGGGCGAAAAAAGTCATTATTGAGCTGAATCATTATCACAATCCACGCGTAGCGGAACTGGCCGACATTGTGATACCAGGCGCGCCGCCGCGTCGTAACAGCGTCCCCATTTTTCATACCATGGATCGCATCGGCAGCCAGTGCGTCCAGATAGACCCGAAAAAAATCGTCGCTCTGGTGGAAACGAACCTGCCCGATGCCGGCAGTGCGTCGGATAAAACCAATCCGCTCTGCCAGAAAATTGCCGATAACGTGGTGAGCTTTCTGCTGGCGGAAATGGCGCACAAACGTATTCCACCTGAGTTTCTTCCCTTGCAAAGCGGCGTCGGCAATATTAATAACGCGGTGATGGCGCGACTGGGCGAGAATCCGGAAATTCCCCCCTTTATGATGTACTCCGAGGTACTGCAGGAGTCGGTCGTAAATCTGCTGGAAACGGGCAAGATTACCGGTGCCAGCGCCTCCAGCCTGACGATTTCTGCCGCCTCACTGCAGAAGATTTATGCCAATATGGATTTCTTCGCCAGCCGCATTGTGCTGCGCCCGCAGGAGATCTCCAATAACCCGGAGATCATCCGCCGGCTGGGGGTGATTGCGCTGAATGTCGGCCTGGAGTTTGATATCTATGGCCATGCCAACTCCACGCACGTTGCAGGGGTAAACCTGATGAACGGCATCGGCGGCAGCGGGGATTTTGAGCGCAACGCCTATCTGTCTATTTTTATGGCCCCGTCGATTGCCAAAGACGGGAAAATCTCGACGATCGTCCCGATGTGCAGCCACGTCGATCACAGCGAACACAGCGTCAAAGTGATCGTTACCGAACAAGGGATTGCCGATCTGCGTGGGTTATCGCCGCTGCAACGAGCGCACACCATCATCGACAACTGCGCGCACCCGCTGTACCGCGACTACCTGCATCGCTATCTGGAACAGGCACCCGGCGGGCATATTCATCACGATCTCAGCCACGCATTTGATCTGCACCGCAACCTGCTCGAAACAGGATCAATGCTGGGTTAA
- the scpB gene encoding methylmalonyl-CoA decarboxylase, translating into MSYQYVNVVIIQKVAVIEFNYARKLNALSKVFIDDLMLALNDLNRPEIRCIILRAPSGAKVFSAGHDIHELPTGRRDPLSYDDPLRQITRMIQKYPKPIISMVEGSVWGGAFEMIMSSDLIISAETSTFSMTPVNLGVPYNLVGIHNLTRDAGFHIVKELIFTALPITAQRALAVGILNHVVAVDELEDFTLQMAHHISEKAPLAIAVIKEELRVLGEAHTMNSDEFERIQGMRRAVYDSNDYQEGMNAFLEKRKPNFVGH; encoded by the coding sequence ATGTCCTATCAATACGTCAACGTCGTCATCATCCAGAAAGTCGCGGTCATTGAATTCAACTATGCCCGCAAGCTTAACGCCCTGAGCAAAGTGTTTATTGACGATCTTATGCTGGCGCTGAACGATCTCAATCGTCCAGAAATTCGCTGCATTATTCTGCGCGCACCGAGCGGGGCCAAAGTGTTCTCTGCTGGACATGATATTCATGAACTCCCTACCGGACGTCGCGATCCGCTGTCCTATGACGATCCGCTGCGCCAGATCACCCGCATGATCCAAAAGTACCCGAAACCTATTATCTCGATGGTTGAAGGCAGCGTCTGGGGCGGTGCATTCGAGATGATCATGAGTTCCGATCTCATCATCTCTGCCGAGACCTCGACGTTCTCGATGACGCCGGTCAATCTCGGCGTGCCGTATAACCTGGTGGGTATTCACAACCTGACCCGTGATGCGGGTTTTCATATCGTCAAAGAGCTGATTTTCACCGCCCTACCGATTACCGCCCAGCGCGCGCTGGCGGTAGGTATTCTCAACCATGTGGTCGCCGTCGACGAGCTGGAAGATTTTACTCTGCAAATGGCGCATCACATCTCAGAAAAAGCGCCGCTGGCGATTGCCGTGATCAAAGAAGAACTGCGCGTGCTGGGCGAAGCGCACACCATGAATTCCGATGAATTTGAACGCATCCAGGGCATGCGCCGTGCGGTTTACGACAGCAATGACTATCAGGAAGGGATGAATGCGTTTTTAGAAAAACGGAAACCGAATTTCGTCGGCCATTAA
- the meaB gene encoding methylmalonyl Co-A mutase-associated GTPase MeaB, protein MISSATLADSIQRLRLGERATLAQAMTLVESQHPRHQLLSTQLLDAIIPFTGNALRLGITGTPGAGKSTFLEAFGMLLIRKGLRVAVIAVDPSSPVSGGSILGDKTRMTELARADAAFIRPVPSSGHLGGASQRARELMLLCEAAGFDVVIVETVGVGQSETEVASMVDCFLSLQIAGGGDDLQGIKKGIMEMADLVIINKDDGDNRANVAITRHMYDSALHILRRKYDEWQPQALACSALEKRGIEEIWQAIIDFKTCLTASGRLEKVRQQQAVDWLQKQAEEEALHLLFSRTDFDRYFQQTLSSVRNNDLSPRTGLRHISEFIQHHYFD, encoded by the coding sequence ATGATTAGCAGCGCCACGCTGGCTGATAGCATCCAGCGTCTACGTCTGGGGGAGCGCGCCACGCTCGCCCAGGCCATGACGCTGGTCGAGAGCCAGCATCCGCGTCATCAGCTACTCAGCACACAGCTGCTGGACGCCATTATACCATTCACCGGTAACGCCCTGCGTCTGGGCATTACCGGTACGCCGGGCGCGGGGAAAAGCACCTTTCTGGAAGCCTTTGGCATGCTACTGATCCGTAAGGGATTGCGGGTGGCGGTGATCGCTGTCGATCCCAGCAGTCCGGTCAGCGGCGGTAGCATTCTGGGCGATAAAACCCGTATGACGGAACTGGCGCGTGCGGATGCCGCGTTTATTCGACCGGTTCCTTCCAGCGGGCATTTGGGCGGTGCCAGCCAGCGCGCCCGGGAATTAATGCTGCTGTGCGAAGCGGCAGGCTTCGACGTAGTGATCGTCGAAACCGTCGGCGTTGGGCAGTCCGAAACAGAAGTCGCCAGCATGGTTGATTGCTTTCTCTCGCTGCAAATAGCCGGCGGCGGTGACGATCTGCAGGGTATCAAAAAAGGCATCATGGAGATGGCGGATCTGGTCATCATCAACAAGGATGACGGGGACAACCGCGCCAACGTCGCCATCACCCGCCATATGTATGATTCCGCCCTGCACATTCTCCGCCGCAAGTATGACGAGTGGCAGCCGCAGGCTCTGGCCTGCAGCGCGCTGGAAAAACGCGGCATTGAAGAAATCTGGCAGGCCATAATCGATTTTAAAACATGCCTTACAGCCAGCGGTCGGCTGGAAAAAGTACGCCAGCAGCAGGCGGTGGACTGGTTACAGAAACAGGCCGAAGAAGAGGCGCTGCACCTGTTATTTTCCCGCACTGATTTCGATCGCTATTTCCAGCAAACGCTGAGCTCGGTCAGGAACAATGACCTTTCGCCACGTACCGGCCTGCGACACATCAGCGAATTTATCCAACATCATTACTTTGATTAA